In Flavobacterium sp. 83, the genomic window AAACAATCTTATAATCCCAAAAACTACCTTAAGAAAATGATTAACATCAAAAACTTCGAGAATATTCGTTTAATTGCTATTCTTTCAATACTTGTAACGCATACAGCTTTGTTAAATTTGGGAATAGCTAAAAACTTAGTGAATATAACAGAAAAGAGTACTGAAATTTATTACTATCAATTATTAACTCATACGCTTTATATAAATATATTCAAAGCAGGAACTATAATATTCTTTATTATTTCTGGATTTCTTTTCGAAATGCAAGTGGTTAAATTTAAAGAATTTACTGTTTTTGTTAGGAAAAAATCAAAGAGCCTTTTACATCCTTATTTCATAATTTTTATGATACCAACGCTCATCTTTGTTGGGATTATAGAACCTAATTTTGGGATAAAAGAAAATCTAAGTTTTTATCTTTTTGCAATAAAATCAATAGAAAATATATTTTTAACCAACTATTGGTTTGTGCCTGCACTTTTTATTACGTTAATTATTAATTATTTTATTAAAACGAAGTACCTTATTAAATCATTAATTGTATTTGTGTCAGTTTGGTTGATTTCTTACATTAATTTATACTTAAAGTTTACAATCACCTCACACACTGTATGGTTTTGCGGATTTTTCTTTATATTTACATTAGGGAGGTTGATGAATGTTTATAATAATCAAATAGCAAATGTAAATCTATTTAGAAGTAAAAATAAACTTCTTTTAATAACTTTTATCTGTTACATTGTTTCTAATTTAGAATCAATGATAATACTTGTTTACGGTCACAATATAGATAATTTAAGTACATTAAGAATTGGAAATATTGCTTATTCTTTTTTTCTGTTCTATCTTTTAAATGTAATCTTTAATAAAATAAAGTTTGTCCTACCGATTGAAATTTCTTTTTATTTTATTTATTTAATTCACCCCTTTGTTCTTAGAATAACCAACTTTATTCTTTATAAAAATAATTTAATTGTATTTGATTATCCATTTCAATTGTTGTATGATATTATCCATTTTTTAATTGTTTTGATATTTTGTGTTGCTATTCAACAAATATTTTTTAAATTAAAATTTAAATCAAAATTCATTTCAGAGTATGTATTCAAATAACAACATTTATAAATCACTGAACAGAATCTTATTATTTGGAATAATTTTTTATTTATGTCAAGGTTGCGCATCAAAAAACATTACAGACGAACTAGTTAATGATAAAATTGTAGTAGTAGTTTTAGGTTCTTCAAATGCTTTTGGTATAGGAGCAAGTTCACCAAATCAGTCTTGGGTAGGATTACTTAAAAAGGCGTCATCCGATTTGATTATAAATCTTAGTATATCAGGATCTACAACTTATACTTTTTTACCTTATAATTCACCAAATTATCGTAATATAAAACCGGACAAATTAAGAAATATAGACGCCGCAATTAATTTGCTCCCTAAAATTATTATATTTTCTATTACAACAAATGATATTGCTTCTGGATATTCTATTGATGAATACCTTAATAACATGGAATTGATGACTAATTTATGCATTTCAAATAAAGTTGAATATATAATTACATCTACACTTCCCAGAAATCCACTTCCGTTTGAACAAAGAAAAGCACTGTATGATTTGAATCGGCGACTTGAAAAAGCATATGGTAATAGATATGTAGAAATTTATAATCCGGTTGCCAATTTACAAACCTTAAATTGGCAAGAAGACCTTTGCATAAATGATTTGATTCATCCAAATGACAGTGGTCACTTAATTATTTTTAACAGCATTTGGCCAATTTATTTGGATGTGAAAATTAGAATTTCAAAACGATGAAAATGCACAAAATGCAAGACAACGCAATAACTTCTTTTATACTTAAAATAAAGAAATTATAATCTTAATTACACTTGTCGTATAATAACAAAAAAAACGTAAGGCATTTGCTTAAAGACTATCCATTAATTATAAAGCAATGAGTAAGGAGCTGCTGATAATTCCTTAAATTAAAGATAATGTAGTTAATTTTTAAACAAATACTTTCATTTAATTTCAAGTTTGATTAATCAACTTTTTTCAATTAAAATCTAACTAATACGCGCGCCTTAAAAGTTTTTGGGCAATCACAATAGAAGTAATTACGCACCCTATATATAAAGAATTAGAAAATCGAAAAAATACGGGCGCGCAACACCTAAAAATTATTTTCAATTATATGTTACGCGGCTGCAACCTCAAACAATATATGCCTATCTGTTATGCATCTATCAAATTAATTGATTTATACTGAATATCTGACAATCCGTTACGCGCGTGAAAACATTAATTAATTTCTATTAATTCATGTTTATGCTTAAACACAACTTATAATACCAATAAAACAATTGAATTAATAGTTGCTTAATCCGTTTTTTCTAAGATTGATTAATCAATACTTTTTTCAGTTATAGTCTAAAGTAGATAAAACTAATATATTTACGTAATTTGTTTTTTTGGGTTTGGCAGTAAATGGCAACAAATTAATTATCCAGTTAACTGATATAAACTGATTGTCAAAGATTGGTTTTCAATTTATTTCAAAGATTAAATAACTAATACATTAACGTAGTTTTTATTTTCACCCCTTAATAAAGATATTTTTAGACTGAAAATAATATTAAAAAAAGAGGTTGTTTTTTACCCTTATTTGAAATGGTTGGGCAAGTTCTAAAAACAAAAAACGCAAACACTTATAAATAAAGAGTTTGCGTTTTTAAAGTGCGGATAATAGGACTCGAACCTACACGCCTTGCGGCACCAGATCCTAAGTCTGGCATGTCTACCAATTTCACCATATCCGCGTAATTGTGGGTGCAAAGATACACATAACTTCCAATTTTCAAAGAAAATTTCACAAAAAATATTCATACTCTTTTTTGTACTTTTGAAATATAAACTAAATCAACAATGAAAAACATAAAATCATACGTTCAAGAACATAAAGATCGTTTCATAAACGAATTAATTGAATTATTAAAAATCCCTTCCGTAAGTGCAGACACCGCTTATTCTCAAGATGTTATCGACACTTCCGAAGCAGTAAAGGTAAGCTTAGAAAAAGCAGGTTGTGATTTTGTGGAAATTTGTGACACTCCTGGTTATCCAATTGTATACGGTGAAAAAATTATTGATAAATCATTACCAACGGTTCTCGTTTACGGTCATTATGATGTTCAACCACCCGATCCAATGGAATTATGGACGTCTCCCCCATTCGAACCCGTTATAAAAAAGACCGAAATTCATCCCGAAGGCGCCATTTTTGCCCGTGGAGCCTGTGATGATAAAGGCCAAATGTACATGCACGTAAAAGCATTGGAATATATGGTTCAAAGCAATACTTTGCCTTGCAATGTAAAATTTATGATTGAAGGCGAAGAAGAAGTGGGTTCTAAAAGTTTGAGTTGGTTTGTGGAACGCAATCAGGAAAAGCTAAAAAATGACG contains:
- a CDS encoding acyltransferase family protein, encoding MINIKNFENIRLIAILSILVTHTALLNLGIAKNLVNITEKSTEIYYYQLLTHTLYINIFKAGTIIFFIISGFLFEMQVVKFKEFTVFVRKKSKSLLHPYFIIFMIPTLIFVGIIEPNFGIKENLSFYLFAIKSIENIFLTNYWFVPALFITLIINYFIKTKYLIKSLIVFVSVWLISYINLYLKFTITSHTVWFCGFFFIFTLGRLMNVYNNQIANVNLFRSKNKLLLITFICYIVSNLESMIILVYGHNIDNLSTLRIGNIAYSFFLFYLLNVIFNKIKFVLPIEISFYFIYLIHPFVLRITNFILYKNNLIVFDYPFQLLYDIIHFLIVLIFCVAIQQIFFKLKFKSKFISEYVFK
- a CDS encoding GDSL-type esterase/lipase family protein — translated: MYSNNNIYKSLNRILLFGIIFYLCQGCASKNITDELVNDKIVVVVLGSSNAFGIGASSPNQSWVGLLKKASSDLIINLSISGSTTYTFLPYNSPNYRNIKPDKLRNIDAAINLLPKIIIFSITTNDIASGYSIDEYLNNMELMTNLCISNKVEYIITSTLPRNPLPFEQRKALYDLNRRLEKAYGNRYVEIYNPVANLQTLNWQEDLCINDLIHPNDSGHLIIFNSIWPIYLDVKIRISKR